A stretch of the Lolium perenne isolate Kyuss_39 chromosome 3, Kyuss_2.0, whole genome shotgun sequence genome encodes the following:
- the LOC127342271 gene encoding receptor-like serine/threonine-protein kinase ALE2 produces MAPPGRPRRRCGRGLFEHAPRKKLLFNFLVVILALEFISETGLITQTSALQPHGPAMSPSQGWRPVRPMVSQAKVGVTVASRQHRQKKLYPSPSALSPLHPPISAPSYSSIARASHLSFYSSDQSDHYLVQHNRRSAADVPAHVDAAPPDAASNTSAAPSGLVQPPVSPHDGCCAPNMVQRRGSKDCHCVYPVRVELFLHNVSLNSNWSNEFLAELASQLNLWVTQFEIVNFYVVGASGLNMTMNIAPHTGNSFSSDQVSAMNYSLSMHTVQINPILVGDYNLLNLTWFRSLAPAPAPAFMISPKASPFTSSSLPRTSENSSNGKHLSLITVICICIGALIGVLVILLFICFCTFRKGKKKLPPVETPKQRTPDAVSAVESLPRPTSTRFLAYDELKEATNNFEASSVLGEGGFGRVFKGILSDGTAVAIKKLTSGGHQGDKEFLVEVEMLSRLHHRNLVKLIGYYSNRELSQSLLCYELVPNGSLEAWLHGSLGANCPLDWDTRMKIALDAARGLAYLHEDSQPCVIHRDFKASNILLENDFHAKVSDFGLAKQAPEGRLNYLSTRVMGTFGYVAPEYAMTGHLIVKSDVYSYGVVLLELLTGRRPVDMSQSSGQENLVTWTRPVLRDKDRLQELADRSLGGQYPKEDFVRVCTIAAACVSPEANQRPTMGEVVQSLKMVQRSTEFQESIQTPPARPNIRTAATYESDGTSSMFSSGPFSGLSPFETENISRTAIFSEDLHEGR; encoded by the exons TGCTCCAAGGAAGAAGTTATTATTTAATTTCTTAGTTGTTATCTTGGCTCTGGAATTTATCAGTGAGACCGGTTTGATCACCCAAACATCCGCCCTACAACCTCATGGTCCTGCTATgtctccttcacaaggttggcgaCCAGTTCGGCCCATGGTATCCCAGGCCAAAGTTGGTGTAACTGTTGCATCACGACAACACAGACAAAAGAAGCTATATCCATCGCCATCTGCTCTATCACCTTTGCACCCTCCCATCTCGGCGCCAAGCTATAGCTCCATCGCTCGAGCTTCTCACCTCTCCTTTTATTCCTCGGACCAGTCAGATCATTATTTGGTGCAGCATAACAGACGCTCAGCAGCAGATGTTCCTGCTCATGTGGATGCCGCACCCCCTGATGCAGCTTCAAATACTAGCGCTGCTCCTTCTGGATTAGTGCAGCCCCCTGTATCTCCACACGATG GCTGTTGTGCCCCAAATATGGTACAAAGACGGGGGAGCAAAGACTGCCATTGTGTTTACCCAGTAAGAGTTGAGCTCTTCCTTCACAATGTTTCCTTGAATTCAAATTGGAGCAATGAATTTCTTGCCGAGCTTGCATCGCAGCTCAACTTGTGGGTCACCCAGTTTGAGATTGTAAATTTCTATGTTGTTGGAGCTTCTGGGCTAAATATGACAATGAACATAGCTCCCCACACTGGAAATAGCTTCTCATCCGATCAAGTTTCTGCAATGAATTATTCTCTTAGCATGCATACAGTTCAGATCAATCCAATACTGGTCGGGGACTACAATCTTCTTAATTTAACGTGGTTCAGATCATTGGCTCCAGCTCCTG CTCCAGCGTTCATGATATCACCTAAGGCCTCTCCATTTACATCATCTTCCTTACCAAGGACGAGTGAAAACAGCAGCAATGGCAAACACTTGAGCCTGATTACTGTCATTTGCATATGTATTGGTGCTCTAATTGGTGTCCTGGTGATCCTTTTATTTATTTGCTTCTGCACATTCAGGAAAGGAAAGAAGAAGTTGCCTCCTGTTGAAACAC CCAAACAAAGGACACCAGATGCAGTATCTGCAGTTGAATCACTTCCTCGCCCCACAAGTACACGGTTCCTTGCATATGACGAACTTAAAGAAGCAACAAACAACTTTGAGGCTTCAAGTGTGCTTGGGGAAGGTGGTTTTGGCCGTGTCTTTAAGGGAATACTAAGTGATGGCACTGCTGTCGCTATAAAGAAGCTTACTTCTGGAGGACACCAAGGAGATAAAGAGTTTCTAGTTGAAGTGGAGATGCTGAGCAGGTTGCACCACCGCAACCTTGTGAAACTCATTGGATACTACAGCAACCGTGAATTGTCACAGAGCCTTCTTTgttatgaacttgttcctaatggAAGTCTAGAGGCCTGGCTTCATG GCTCATTGGGCGCTAACTGCCCCTTGGATTGGGACACCAGAATGAAGATAGCACTTGATGCTGCCAGGGGATTAGCATACCTTCACGAAGACTCACAACCTTGTGTAATCCACAGGGACTTCAAAGCTTCTAATATATTGCTTGAGAATGATTTTCATGCCAAAGTGTCCGATTTTGGTTTGGCCAAACAGGCGCCAGAAGGTCGCTTAAATTATCTTTCAACTCGTGTTATGGGAACTTTTGG GTACGTAGCACCAGAGTATGCAATGACAGGACACTTAATTGTAAAAAGCGATGTATATAGCTATGGAGTTGTTCTACTTGAACTACTTACTGGAAGGAGGCCTGTGGACATGTCTCAATCTTCCGGGCAGGAAAATCTAGTGACATGG ACACGGCCAGTTCTTCGAGATAAAGATAGACTACAAGAACTAGCTGACCGCAGTCTTGGTGGGCAGTATCCGAAAGAAGATTTTGTGAGAGTTTGCACAATCGCAGCAGCCTGTGTTTCCCCCGAGGCAAACCAAAGGCCAACAATGGGCGAGGTGGTGCAGTCACTTAAGATGGTGCAACGCTCCACGGAGTTCCAGGAATCTATACAAACACCGCCAGCTCGTCCTAATATCCGGACTGCAGCGACGTATGAATCTGACGGGACTTCATCCATGTTCTCCTCCGGACCCTTCTCAGGCCTGAGCCCTTTCGAGACTGAAAACATCTCAAGAACAGCGATTTTCTCAGAAGATCTCCACGAAGGCCGATGA